One part of the Cystobacter ferrugineus genome encodes these proteins:
- a CDS encoding TerC family protein — MEAHSVGSPALWGGFILFVLAMLALDLGVFHRKTHEVKFKEALAWSGVWISLALLFNLGIWWKFGSEPALNFLSGYLIEKSLSIDNIFVFVVIFSALKIPVMYQHRVLFWGILSALVLRAVMIFAGVAMLERFHWLIYVFGAFLIFTGVKLFVQRNHEEHPESGATMKLARRIIPSSKELDGDRFFTVQNGRRLATPLFMTLILVELTDVLFALDSIPAIFAVTTDPFLVFTSNIFAILGLRSLFFVLAGAVEKFSYLKVGLSGVLVFVGAKMALVDVVKIPSPVSLGIIALLLGVSIVASLIKSRKQEAEHGRKNIAVS; from the coding sequence ATGGAAGCGCACAGCGTAGGCAGCCCCGCCCTCTGGGGAGGATTCATCCTGTTCGTGCTGGCGATGCTCGCGCTGGACCTGGGGGTCTTCCACCGCAAGACGCACGAGGTGAAGTTCAAGGAGGCGCTGGCGTGGAGCGGGGTGTGGATCTCCCTGGCGCTGCTGTTCAACCTGGGCATCTGGTGGAAGTTCGGGTCCGAACCGGCGCTCAACTTCCTGTCTGGCTATCTCATCGAGAAGTCACTCTCCATCGACAACATCTTCGTCTTCGTCGTCATCTTCTCGGCGCTGAAGATTCCGGTGATGTACCAGCACCGGGTGTTGTTCTGGGGCATCCTGAGCGCGCTGGTGCTGCGCGCGGTGATGATCTTCGCGGGCGTGGCGATGCTCGAGCGCTTCCATTGGCTCATCTACGTCTTCGGCGCGTTTCTCATCTTCACGGGGGTGAAGCTCTTCGTGCAGCGCAACCACGAGGAGCACCCGGAGAGCGGCGCGACCATGAAGCTGGCGCGGCGGATCATCCCCTCGTCGAAGGAGCTGGACGGGGACCGATTCTTCACGGTGCAGAACGGCCGGAGGCTGGCCACGCCGCTGTTCATGACGTTGATCCTGGTGGAGCTGACGGACGTGCTCTTCGCGCTGGACTCGATTCCGGCCATCTTCGCGGTGACGACGGATCCGTTCCTGGTCTTCACCTCGAACATCTTCGCCATCCTGGGCCTGCGCTCGCTGTTCTTCGTGCTGGCGGGGGCGGTGGAGAAGTTCTCCTACCTGAAGGTGGGCCTGTCCGGGGTGCTGGTGTTCGTGGGCGCGAAGATGGCGCTGGTGGACGTGGTGAAGATCCCCTCGCCGGTGTCCCTGGGAATCATCGCCCTGCTGCTGGGCGTGTCCATCGTGGCCTCGCTGATCAAGTCGCGCAAGCAGGAGGCGGAGCACGGACGCAAGAACATCGCCGTGAGCTAG
- a CDS encoding thioesterase II family protein gives MPPVPHPWFPLRQPNPHARLRVFGFPYAGGGASIYNGWTTALPAGIEWVSVQLPGRERRILEKPFQQLPPLLDALEEALAPLLDKPFVFFGYSMGTRIALGLTQRWQARGAPLPLGMVMAAAGAPHQPRESREALNDAEFIDLLRKYEGTPKEIFAHKELLDMVLPTLRADFAIADAVMPALPVRCPISVYGGLEDPYVTLSMLEHWSALTTGDFRTRKFPGKHFFLRTAREPLLRALREDLTRWAPDLGP, from the coding sequence GTGCCTCCCGTTCCACATCCCTGGTTTCCCCTCCGGCAGCCCAACCCCCACGCCCGCCTGCGCGTCTTCGGCTTTCCCTACGCGGGCGGAGGCGCCTCCATCTACAACGGATGGACCACGGCCCTGCCCGCGGGCATCGAGTGGGTCTCCGTCCAGCTTCCGGGCCGCGAGCGCCGGATCCTGGAGAAGCCCTTCCAGCAGCTCCCCCCGCTGCTCGATGCCCTGGAAGAGGCCCTGGCGCCGCTGCTGGACAAGCCCTTCGTCTTCTTCGGCTACAGCATGGGCACGCGCATCGCCCTGGGGCTCACGCAGCGCTGGCAGGCCCGGGGCGCGCCGCTGCCGCTCGGCATGGTGATGGCCGCCGCGGGTGCACCCCACCAGCCCCGTGAGTCCCGGGAAGCGCTGAACGACGCGGAGTTCATCGATCTGCTGCGCAAGTACGAGGGCACGCCCAAGGAGATCTTCGCCCACAAGGAACTGCTGGACATGGTGTTGCCCACCCTGCGGGCGGACTTCGCCATCGCCGACGCCGTGATGCCCGCGCTCCCCGTGCGTTGTCCGATCTCCGTCTACGGCGGACTGGAGGATCCCTACGTGACGCTGTCGATGCTCGAGCACTGGAGCGCGCTGACGACGGGGGATTTCCGGACGCGCAAATTCCCCGGCAAGCACTTCTTCCTGCGCACCGCTCGCGAGCCGCTGCTGCGCGCCCTGCGCGAGGATCTCACGCGCTGGGCGCCCGACCTGGGCCCGTAG
- a CDS encoding Ppx/GppA phosphatase family protein, whose translation MADPTSRPVFAAIDVGTNAARLELARPGASGALETVLKERDAIRPGEGVFSQGTMSPGAADRLVSTLRRYAAVCRRHEAQVRAVATSALREARNQREILQRVREEAKLELEVVSGEEEARLICLGVLHRTPPRTRSLLVDLGGGSTEVVLATGERPDAMWSLPLGAVRLTQLFDTSGEVTPSRLRSLRDFAEARLHETLPAALASPPFTAIGSSGTIRAIVDFAARDGSSIASREDLAGATHLLARMSPERRREHFDARRADIIVAGAVLLERLVHHLGVDGITAVKRGLRDGLLVDLWSRQAGTAEDEASRLGNGRVFPREARAVGIN comes from the coding sequence ATGGCCGACCCGACCTCGCGACCCGTCTTCGCCGCCATCGACGTGGGCACCAATGCCGCCCGCCTGGAGCTGGCCCGGCCCGGCGCCTCGGGCGCGCTGGAGACCGTGCTCAAGGAGCGGGACGCCATCCGCCCGGGTGAAGGCGTCTTCTCCCAGGGAACGATGTCACCGGGGGCCGCGGATCGGCTGGTGAGCACGTTGCGCCGCTACGCGGCCGTGTGCCGGCGGCACGAGGCCCAGGTCCGGGCGGTGGCCACCAGCGCCCTGCGCGAGGCGCGCAACCAGCGGGAAATCCTCCAGCGGGTGCGCGAGGAGGCGAAGCTGGAGCTGGAGGTGGTGAGCGGCGAGGAGGAAGCGCGGCTCATCTGCCTGGGCGTCCTGCACCGCACGCCCCCGCGGACGCGCTCGCTGCTGGTGGATCTGGGCGGAGGCTCCACCGAGGTGGTGCTCGCCACCGGAGAGCGGCCCGATGCCATGTGGAGCCTGCCCCTGGGCGCGGTGCGGCTGACACAACTGTTCGACACCTCCGGCGAGGTGACCCCCTCCCGGCTGCGTTCGCTGCGCGACTTCGCCGAGGCGCGCCTGCACGAGACACTCCCCGCCGCCTTGGCCTCTCCGCCCTTCACGGCGATCGGCTCCTCCGGCACCATCCGGGCCATCGTGGACTTCGCGGCGCGCGACGGCTCCTCCATCGCGAGCCGGGAGGATCTCGCGGGCGCCACGCACCTGCTGGCGCGGATGTCGCCGGAGCGGCGGCGCGAGCACTTCGACGCGCGACGGGCCGACATCATCGTCGCCGGCGCCGTGCTGCTCGAGCGGTTGGTCCACCACCTGGGCGTGGATGGCATCACCGCCGTCAAGCGTGGCCTGCGTGATGGCCTGCTCGTGGACCTGTGGTCCCGTCAGGCCGGCACGGCGGAGGACGAGGCCTCCCGCCTGGGCAACGGGCGCGTCTTCCCCCGCGAAGCGCGCGCCGTGGGCATCAACTGA
- a CDS encoding tetratricopeptide repeat protein, producing MISRHSPSLALLWCLGVLCSACSKDEDTPAPRAAGRPLPVTRDAELSRVDSLDAFRTAYLRAYQLKPDARVTLALANLETLLTGKPSAPVETRFQDGRWTFLSNGQELGSLPEFPSHAQALALLETRVRQLGTSGLALQKDDAALATAPAPSVAEKKPTRGKSSKDPSRKVRREKKKNKKAPLVTANMPAPASAPLPLGLGTLQALHTLDQDWATGKRSALRVKEGARALAALSFQLVDLTETADRVPARALAHLALARVVTGEPLTEEQLLLAASLGHAREARELAQTLPAGAPLRLYFLHDDAQLEALARSEREPGLAHYLWVRRLPEVGTSERARRLSRLQDAPIPNLHELTTRLRVRDFEADLGLGLATPVLILSEAAASAGHPDMDERVRGKRPTGQREREQALKRKLQRLVARFNLTQRGLLPAFEQELARVGTPEGFFLDAATERTWFHGLFFSSQYRLGLHLLDSRASPEAASGYMKNLGSADSPSGKEFLDWMSRLIAAKQGQQVEASLMQALTELESFGAAPLLRVVEELQDAADWGDPALSTMTRRLAARMDTRPVHRFELGWLAREALADVGLAEKHQRAALEATGDPQLEGWLAWLDRDMTKLEALLDSSSPDVRGSVRLTALEHLLAEKKVEPAALMGKLRPVLATSGDDWGFISRCVNLLETYERYGEARGLLEKWLEARQGSKAFEMVFARTALARLHQAEGNAAAAWNAVWPAVESWQWDAMRRAALLSLELGRPAQALELAQAASGRYPGSKSLSLLAEVHWRAGRAEKAAEALAQPKRPVRLMDWRWRIGERFAAVFASRPVEEGLKAFQALQEKQIGATELSQLAVEVNKAGNPALAFEMQSRLRAPGLQQLEFFMGAHGYMKQLKGEPAALDWLRATVPEGMREPLSMFAFADREDAVLWEVIPLADGTEETTDYVWLMRAAASLRAHDTAEAHQRALSQRFSVDRPGFYHQLGRHLLGLLPEEAAIAAAATPKSQQELPFFLGLKAQAEGRHEDAVTWYRDCVETGNPRNGEYRWAMNELHRLKQAELSLALLKQRAL from the coding sequence ATGATCTCCCGCCATTCCCCGTCCCTCGCGCTCCTGTGGTGCCTGGGCGTGTTGTGCAGCGCCTGCTCGAAGGACGAAGACACGCCCGCCCCGCGAGCCGCAGGGCGTCCGCTCCCCGTTACCCGGGATGCCGAACTCTCGCGGGTCGACAGCCTCGACGCCTTCCGGACCGCGTACCTGCGGGCCTACCAGCTCAAGCCGGATGCGCGCGTCACCCTCGCGCTCGCGAACCTCGAGACACTCCTCACGGGAAAGCCCTCGGCCCCGGTGGAGACCCGCTTCCAGGACGGCCGGTGGACCTTCCTGAGCAACGGCCAGGAGCTGGGTTCGCTGCCCGAGTTCCCCAGTCACGCCCAGGCGCTGGCCCTCCTCGAGACGCGGGTGCGTCAGCTCGGTACGTCAGGGCTCGCGCTCCAGAAGGACGACGCCGCCCTGGCTACCGCCCCCGCCCCGTCGGTGGCCGAGAAGAAGCCCACGCGGGGGAAGAGCTCGAAGGATCCCTCGCGCAAGGTCCGCCGCGAGAAGAAGAAGAACAAGAAGGCGCCCCTGGTGACGGCGAACATGCCCGCGCCCGCCTCGGCTCCCCTTCCCCTCGGGCTTGGGACACTCCAGGCGCTGCACACCCTGGATCAGGACTGGGCCACGGGCAAACGGAGCGCGCTCCGGGTGAAGGAGGGCGCCCGTGCCCTGGCGGCCCTCTCCTTCCAGCTCGTGGATCTGACCGAGACCGCTGATCGCGTCCCCGCCCGCGCCCTGGCGCACCTGGCCCTGGCTCGCGTCGTCACCGGCGAGCCGCTCACGGAAGAGCAACTGCTGCTCGCGGCCAGCCTCGGCCATGCGCGGGAGGCTCGCGAGCTCGCCCAGACGCTTCCCGCGGGCGCGCCCCTGCGGCTCTACTTCCTGCATGACGATGCCCAGCTCGAGGCCCTCGCCCGGAGCGAGCGCGAACCTGGACTGGCGCACTACCTGTGGGTGCGCCGGTTGCCCGAGGTTGGCACGTCCGAGCGGGCGCGCCGGTTGAGCCGGCTCCAGGACGCGCCCATCCCCAACCTCCACGAACTCACCACCCGGCTGCGCGTGCGTGACTTCGAGGCCGATCTCGGCCTGGGCCTCGCGACCCCGGTGCTCATCCTGAGCGAGGCGGCGGCGTCGGCGGGCCACCCCGACATGGACGAGCGCGTCCGCGGCAAGCGCCCGACGGGTCAGCGAGAGCGCGAGCAAGCCCTGAAGCGCAAGCTCCAACGGCTCGTCGCGCGCTTCAACCTCACCCAGCGTGGGCTGCTGCCCGCCTTCGAGCAGGAGCTCGCCCGCGTGGGCACCCCCGAGGGGTTCTTCCTCGACGCGGCGACGGAGCGCACCTGGTTCCACGGCCTCTTCTTCTCCTCGCAGTACCGCCTGGGGCTCCACCTGCTCGATTCGCGCGCCTCGCCCGAGGCCGCTTCCGGGTACATGAAGAATCTCGGGAGCGCCGACTCACCGTCGGGCAAGGAGTTCCTGGACTGGATGTCCCGGCTCATCGCCGCGAAGCAGGGCCAACAGGTGGAAGCCTCGCTCATGCAGGCCCTCACCGAGCTCGAGAGCTTCGGCGCCGCGCCCCTGCTGCGCGTCGTCGAGGAACTCCAGGACGCCGCCGACTGGGGAGATCCGGCGCTGTCCACGATGACACGCCGGCTCGCCGCCCGCATGGACACGCGCCCGGTCCACCGCTTCGAGCTGGGCTGGCTCGCCCGGGAGGCGCTGGCCGACGTGGGCCTCGCGGAGAAACACCAGCGTGCGGCCCTCGAGGCCACGGGCGATCCCCAGCTCGAGGGATGGCTGGCATGGCTCGATCGGGACATGACGAAGCTGGAGGCCCTGCTCGACTCCTCCTCCCCGGACGTCCGCGGCAGCGTGCGGCTCACGGCGCTCGAGCACCTGCTGGCGGAGAAGAAGGTGGAGCCCGCCGCGCTGATGGGCAAGCTCCGTCCGGTGCTGGCCACGTCCGGGGACGACTGGGGCTTCATCTCCCGGTGCGTGAACCTGCTCGAGACGTACGAGCGCTACGGCGAGGCCCGCGGCCTGCTGGAGAAGTGGCTGGAGGCGCGCCAGGGCTCGAAGGCCTTCGAGATGGTCTTCGCGCGCACGGCGCTCGCGCGGCTCCACCAGGCGGAGGGCAACGCCGCGGCGGCATGGAACGCGGTGTGGCCCGCGGTGGAGAGCTGGCAGTGGGACGCCATGCGGCGGGCGGCCCTGCTGTCCCTGGAGCTGGGCAGACCAGCGCAGGCACTGGAACTGGCCCAGGCCGCGTCCGGCCGCTACCCGGGGAGCAAGAGCCTGTCCCTGCTGGCGGAGGTGCACTGGCGCGCGGGCCGTGCCGAGAAAGCGGCCGAGGCGCTCGCCCAACCGAAGCGCCCGGTGCGGCTGATGGACTGGCGATGGCGCATCGGCGAGCGCTTCGCCGCGGTCTTCGCCTCGCGCCCGGTGGAGGAAGGACTGAAGGCCTTCCAGGCGCTGCAGGAGAAGCAGATCGGCGCCACGGAGCTGAGCCAGCTCGCGGTGGAGGTGAACAAGGCGGGCAACCCCGCGCTCGCCTTCGAGATGCAATCCCGGCTCAGGGCTCCCGGGCTCCAGCAACTGGAGTTCTTCATGGGGGCCCATGGCTACATGAAGCAGCTGAAGGGCGAACCGGCCGCGCTGGACTGGCTGCGCGCCACCGTGCCGGAGGGCATGCGCGAGCCACTCAGCATGTTCGCCTTCGCGGACAGGGAGGACGCCGTGCTGTGGGAAGTCATTCCCCTGGCGGACGGCACGGAAGAGACCACGGACTATGTCTGGCTGATGCGCGCCGCCGCGAGCCTGCGCGCCCATGACACGGCCGAGGCCCACCAGCGTGCGCTCAGTCAGCGCTTCTCGGTGGACCGGCCCGGCTTCTACCACCAGCTGGGCCGCCACCTGCTGGGCCTCCTCCCCGAGGAGGCCGCCATCGCCGCGGCGGCGACGCCCAAGAGCCAACAGGAGCTGCCCTTCTTCCTCGGCCTCAAGGCGCAGGCGGAAGGGCGCCACGAGGACGCGGTGACGTGGTACCGGGACTGCGTCGAGACGGGCAACCCGCGCAACGGCGAGTACCGGTGGGCCATGAACGAGCTCCACCGCCTGAAGCAGGCCGAGCTGAGCCTGGCCCTCCTGAAACAGCGGGCGCTCTGA
- a CDS encoding epoxide hydrolase family protein, with the protein MPPRPFRIDVPQAVLTDLHRRLDATRFPEPLPGAPWERGADVSYIRELCSHWRHQYDWRRHEAELNRFPQFLCEVDGVDLHFWHVQGKGPSPMPLLLTHGWPGSIYEFHHLIGSLTDPAAHGGDARDAFDVVIPALPGYGFSGKPREPGWNAARVAAAFDRLMVEHLGYSRYGAQGGDWGGLVTTALGVEHAEHLVGIHLNLALAGPPPGEEQGELAQAYGQKMAAIMAAETGYFQVQSTKPMSLAIAQSDSPAGLAAWIIEKFQTWSDCGGQLERVLSKDWLLTNLMFYWVTNSAASAANLYYETHGVGRADSSRPVRVPTAVAVFPKEIPLPPRRWLEARYNLRRYSEMAQGGHFAAVDAPDLFLADVRAFFRELR; encoded by the coding sequence ATGCCTCCGCGTCCCTTTCGCATCGATGTGCCCCAGGCGGTTCTCACCGACCTGCACCGCCGCCTCGACGCCACGCGTTTCCCCGAGCCGCTGCCCGGTGCTCCCTGGGAACGCGGCGCCGATGTCTCCTATATCCGTGAGCTGTGCTCCCACTGGCGTCACCAGTACGACTGGCGCCGGCACGAGGCCGAGCTCAACCGCTTTCCTCAATTCCTGTGCGAGGTGGACGGCGTGGACCTCCACTTCTGGCACGTCCAGGGCAAGGGCCCTTCTCCCATGCCACTGCTGTTGACGCACGGCTGGCCCGGCTCCATCTACGAGTTCCACCACCTCATCGGCTCATTGACGGACCCCGCCGCGCACGGAGGCGACGCCCGGGATGCCTTCGACGTGGTCATCCCCGCGTTGCCCGGCTACGGCTTCAGCGGCAAGCCGCGTGAACCCGGGTGGAATGCCGCACGTGTCGCCGCCGCGTTCGACCGGCTCATGGTCGAGCACCTGGGCTACTCGCGCTATGGCGCTCAAGGTGGCGACTGGGGAGGGCTCGTCACCACGGCGCTCGGGGTGGAGCATGCCGAGCACCTGGTGGGCATCCACCTCAACCTGGCCCTCGCGGGGCCGCCGCCCGGGGAAGAGCAGGGCGAGCTGGCCCAGGCGTACGGTCAGAAGATGGCGGCGATCATGGCGGCCGAGACGGGCTACTTCCAGGTGCAGAGCACCAAGCCCATGTCCCTCGCCATCGCCCAGAGCGACTCGCCCGCGGGGCTCGCCGCGTGGATCATCGAGAAGTTCCAGACCTGGAGCGATTGTGGCGGGCAGCTCGAGCGCGTCCTCTCCAAGGACTGGTTGCTCACCAACCTGATGTTCTACTGGGTGACAAACAGCGCCGCGAGCGCCGCCAATCTGTACTACGAGACCCATGGCGTGGGGCGCGCGGACTCGAGCCGTCCGGTGCGCGTCCCCACCGCCGTGGCGGTCTTCCCCAAGGAAATCCCCCTGCCGCCCCGGCGCTGGCTGGAGGCCCGGTACAACCTGCGGCGCTACTCGGAGATGGCCCAGGGGGGCCACTTCGCCGCCGTCGACGCGCCCGACCTGTTCCTCGCGGACGTGCGCGCCTTCTTCCGGGAGCTTCGCTAG
- a CDS encoding HNH endonuclease, whose translation METLVLNPSYEPVARISWQRAVMLLWQGKVEVVEEYDQLIRSVTLEIRMPSIIRFLRGSRRKGRGIKFSRDNVYMRDHCRCQYCNRKVSRPEATYDHVVPRAQGGRTTWENIVIACVPCNQAKGGRTPEQAGMKLLSTPEKPRKMAGTVRLSFTYEKGMPLPWKKFLRDVAYWHTELEE comes from the coding sequence ATGGAGACGTTGGTTCTCAACCCGTCCTACGAACCCGTGGCACGGATTTCCTGGCAGCGAGCGGTCATGCTGTTGTGGCAGGGCAAGGTCGAGGTGGTCGAGGAGTATGACCAGCTCATCCGCTCCGTCACCCTGGAGATCCGGATGCCCTCCATCATCCGCTTCTTGCGCGGCTCGCGGCGCAAGGGGCGCGGCATCAAGTTCAGCCGTGACAACGTCTATATGCGCGACCACTGCCGGTGCCAGTACTGCAACCGCAAGGTGTCTCGCCCCGAGGCCACGTATGACCACGTCGTGCCCCGGGCCCAGGGCGGCCGCACCACCTGGGAGAACATCGTGATCGCGTGCGTGCCGTGCAACCAGGCCAAGGGGGGCCGCACGCCGGAGCAGGCCGGGATGAAGCTGCTCAGTACTCCCGAGAAGCCCCGGAAGATGGCGGGCACGGTGCGACTGTCCTTCACCTACGAGAAGGGCATGCCCCTGCCGTGGAAGAAGTTCCTCCGTGACGTCGCGTACTGGCACACGGAGCTGGAGGAGTGA
- a CDS encoding TAXI family TRAP transporter solute-binding subunit has product MLKTDTLKDQLRRTLRRDLWLVLGPSIVLAIAAFAVAFYFIKPAPPKTLVVAAAQDEGGFNYFARRYRDILARHGVTLEIRSTQGSLTSLDMLTGDDAKADVAFVQSGSAAGRPQASNLVSLGGLTHIPLWVFYRGEPMEDVRGLRGKRVAVGTLESGTRALALTLLKANAVDQSPTELLSLERDEALARLKQGELDAVFLVASAEAPFVRKLIAQPGIRLLSFARGEAYVRRFPYLSRLVLPRGVLNLEADLPEQDVVLIAPMASLVARDSLHPALAYLLLSAASEVHGGPGILDRLGEFPAALEGEYPLSEEARRYYKSGPPLLQRYLPFWAANLVDRLWLMLVPIIAVLVPLGRAVPAVVLWRIRSRIVRWYARLKEIELQLEENPGREMLEKMLSGLDEAERAVNRIPMPLAYAENLYFFREHIDVVRRRVTRRLAGAPDEGEALTQRVVVS; this is encoded by the coding sequence ATGCTGAAGACGGACACCCTCAAGGATCAGCTCCGGCGCACCCTTCGGCGCGATTTGTGGCTCGTCCTCGGGCCCTCGATCGTGCTCGCGATCGCCGCGTTCGCCGTTGCCTTCTACTTCATCAAGCCCGCGCCCCCGAAGACGCTCGTCGTCGCGGCCGCCCAGGATGAAGGAGGCTTCAATTACTTCGCGCGCCGCTACCGGGACATCCTCGCGCGCCACGGCGTCACCCTGGAGATCCGCTCGACCCAGGGCTCGCTCACCAGTCTGGACATGCTCACCGGAGACGATGCGAAGGCCGACGTGGCCTTCGTCCAGAGCGGCTCGGCCGCGGGGCGTCCCCAGGCGTCCAACCTCGTCTCGCTCGGAGGCCTGACCCATATCCCCCTGTGGGTCTTCTACCGGGGCGAGCCCATGGAGGACGTGCGCGGGCTGCGCGGCAAGCGCGTCGCCGTGGGTACGCTCGAGAGTGGCACCCGCGCGCTCGCCCTCACGCTGCTCAAGGCCAATGCCGTGGATCAGTCGCCCACGGAGCTGCTCTCGCTCGAGCGCGACGAGGCCCTCGCGCGCCTCAAGCAGGGCGAGCTCGACGCGGTGTTCCTCGTCGCCTCCGCCGAGGCCCCCTTCGTGCGCAAGCTCATCGCGCAGCCCGGCATCCGCCTGCTCAGCTTCGCGCGGGGCGAGGCCTATGTCCGCCGTTTCCCCTACCTGTCCCGGCTCGTGCTGCCCCGGGGGGTGTTGAACCTGGAGGCGGATCTCCCCGAGCAGGATGTGGTGCTGATCGCGCCCATGGCGAGCCTCGTGGCGCGGGACTCGCTCCATCCGGCGCTCGCCTACCTCCTGCTGAGCGCCGCGAGCGAGGTGCATGGCGGCCCGGGTATCCTGGATCGCCTGGGCGAGTTCCCCGCGGCGCTCGAGGGCGAGTACCCGCTGAGCGAGGAGGCGCGCCGCTACTACAAGTCGGGCCCCCCGTTGCTCCAGCGCTACCTGCCCTTCTGGGCGGCGAACCTCGTGGACCGGCTCTGGTTGATGCTCGTGCCCATCATCGCCGTGTTGGTTCCGCTGGGCCGCGCCGTCCCCGCGGTGGTTCTGTGGCGGATCCGCTCGCGCATCGTCCGCTGGTACGCGCGCCTGAAGGAGATCGAGCTGCAACTGGAGGAGAACCCGGGACGGGAGATGCTGGAGAAAATGCTCTCGGGGCTCGACGAGGCCGAGCGCGCGGTGAACCGCATCCCCATGCCCCTGGCGTACGCGGAGAACCTCTACTTCTTCCGCGAGCACATCGACGTCGTCCGCCGGCGCGTCACCCGGCGGCTGGCGGGTGCTCCCGATGAAGGCGAGGCCCTGACCCAGCGGGTGGTGGTCAGTTGA
- a CDS encoding 4'-phosphopantetheinyl transferase family protein has product MTPPPSPDPLSPPRPDEVHLWIVEPERVTEPRLLAAYLALLGEEERARHQRFRFEKHRQQFLVSHALVRVTLSRYAPVAPQDWRFSTNAYGRPEIAGEGLPRLRFNLSHTDGMAVCAVALDTEVGVDVEHSGRMGQTVELAESFFSPSEVADLHSLPEALQRERFFDYWTLKESYIKARGAGLSLPLDQFAFHLAPGQPPRISFDPRMVDDPETWQFVQVRLSAEHPAAVAVRRDRRLSLSVRCQRSTPLAGQEPPWWVSPGNR; this is encoded by the coding sequence ATGACCCCTCCTCCTTCCCCGGATCCCCTCTCGCCGCCTCGCCCCGACGAGGTTCACCTGTGGATCGTGGAGCCGGAGCGGGTGACGGAGCCCCGGCTGCTCGCGGCCTACCTGGCCCTGCTCGGCGAAGAGGAGCGGGCGCGGCATCAGCGCTTCCGCTTCGAGAAGCATCGGCAGCAGTTCCTCGTGTCCCACGCCCTGGTGCGCGTCACCCTGTCGCGCTACGCACCGGTGGCGCCCCAGGACTGGCGCTTCTCCACCAACGCCTATGGGCGCCCGGAGATCGCGGGGGAGGGCCTGCCCCGGTTGCGTTTCAACCTCTCGCACACGGATGGCATGGCGGTGTGCGCGGTGGCTCTCGACACGGAAGTGGGCGTGGACGTGGAGCACTCGGGGCGCATGGGCCAGACGGTGGAACTGGCCGAGTCCTTCTTCTCGCCCTCGGAAGTGGCGGACCTGCATTCCCTGCCCGAAGCGCTCCAGCGTGAGCGCTTCTTCGACTACTGGACGCTCAAGGAGTCCTATATCAAGGCCCGTGGCGCCGGATTGAGTCTGCCATTGGATCAGTTCGCCTTCCATCTGGCGCCAGGGCAGCCTCCGCGCATCTCCTTCGATCCGCGCATGGTGGATGATCCCGAGACATGGCAGTTCGTGCAGGTCCGGCTGTCGGCGGAGCACCCCGCGGCCGTGGCGGTGCGCCGGGACCGGCGACTCTCCCTCTCCGTGCGCTGCCAGCGGAGCACTCCGCTCGCCGGACAGGAGCCTCCCTGGTGGGTGTCCCCGGGGAACCGCTGA